The following coding sequences are from one Pusillimonas sp. DMV24BSW_D window:
- a CDS encoding tetratricopeptide repeat protein, whose product MKLSNSLLSILFAGFFLQGAALDANAQTGSPLEPTPSAEPVEHIHLHPDSLPSVNLTGEMLYKLLVAEFAAQRGEMGVATDVFYELARTTSDPRLAKRAFQYAMVARNFPKANRAAQLWALIAPNDPEAVASSLAMSASNGETEGLADALWKRIENAQDKEVAIGQAAAIVSKLNDRTAAYDILRSALREPVQDLPVTWLALSDMAWAASDPGRALAHAERAQQLDPASEPAAQRILEYGLKVDPDAAISAAQRYLERYPQADDLGLLLVRRLTEVGRVDQALMQVQAMREAAPENFDLLYTEAEVNARSERYDQAKALLNEYIAVQMQRRESIDDKASNAIADASDARLMLVRIAERQGNLEEAIEQLSLIDDPSLIFQSQIHKAVLYGRMGKLEQARGVIDAIAPQNDQERTVAALTLASIYRDAGRTDLAVETLEKADKALPDTPEIKYDLGMLYERQGKYDAFEKMMRRIIELTPDDANAYNSLGYTFVEQNTQLDEAQALLEKALQLEPDNPYILDSVGWYFYRTGDYESALQYLQRSFEILPEAEVAAHLGEVLWVMGRKDEARDIWKQGKQKDASNETLLKTIERLGAE is encoded by the coding sequence ATGAAACTTTCTAATTCTTTGTTATCCATTTTGTTCGCAGGTTTTTTTCTGCAGGGCGCAGCGCTTGATGCGAATGCGCAAACGGGCAGCCCGTTAGAGCCTACTCCTTCGGCTGAGCCTGTAGAGCATATACATTTGCACCCCGATTCGCTGCCTTCGGTGAATTTAACCGGCGAAATGTTATACAAGTTGCTGGTTGCCGAGTTTGCAGCGCAAAGGGGGGAGATGGGTGTGGCGACAGACGTATTCTACGAGCTGGCGCGTACGACTTCCGATCCACGGTTGGCAAAACGGGCATTCCAGTACGCCATGGTGGCACGCAATTTCCCCAAGGCGAACCGCGCGGCTCAATTGTGGGCATTGATTGCACCAAACGACCCTGAAGCAGTTGCGAGCTCGTTGGCGATGTCCGCGTCGAACGGGGAAACGGAAGGCTTGGCCGATGCACTCTGGAAGCGCATTGAAAATGCTCAGGATAAAGAAGTGGCCATTGGTCAGGCCGCAGCCATTGTCAGCAAGTTGAATGACCGTACGGCAGCCTACGACATTTTGCGTTCGGCATTGCGCGAACCGGTGCAGGATTTGCCGGTCACCTGGTTGGCGCTTTCAGACATGGCGTGGGCGGCGAGCGACCCGGGGCGCGCACTGGCGCATGCCGAGCGCGCCCAGCAGCTTGATCCTGCGTCAGAGCCGGCGGCTCAACGTATTCTTGAGTATGGCTTGAAAGTTGATCCCGACGCGGCGATCAGCGCGGCTCAACGTTACCTCGAGCGGTATCCGCAGGCAGACGACCTTGGTTTATTGCTTGTACGGCGGCTAACAGAAGTGGGTCGTGTTGACCAGGCATTAATGCAGGTTCAGGCAATGCGTGAGGCTGCGCCGGAAAATTTTGATTTGCTTTACACCGAAGCGGAAGTGAATGCCCGATCGGAGCGATATGACCAGGCCAAAGCGTTGTTGAACGAATATATCGCAGTGCAAATGCAGCGGCGCGAGTCGATTGACGATAAAGCCAGTAATGCGATAGCAGACGCCTCCGACGCGCGGCTGATGCTGGTGCGAATTGCCGAGCGCCAGGGCAATCTCGAAGAAGCGATCGAACAGTTGAGCCTCATCGACGATCCTTCCTTGATTTTTCAATCGCAAATTCACAAAGCGGTGTTGTATGGCCGAATGGGCAAGCTGGAGCAGGCGCGTGGAGTGATCGATGCGATTGCGCCCCAGAATGATCAGGAGCGGACCGTAGCGGCGTTGACGTTGGCTTCGATATATCGTGATGCCGGGCGTACAGACCTGGCGGTTGAAACGCTTGAGAAAGCCGACAAAGCATTACCTGATACGCCGGAAATCAAGTACGACTTGGGAATGCTTTACGAGCGCCAGGGCAAGTACGACGCCTTTGAAAAAATGATGCGGCGAATTATCGAGCTCACGCCCGACGACGCCAATGCATACAACTCTTTGGGCTATACGTTTGTTGAACAGAATACACAGTTGGACGAAGCCCAGGCTTTACTTGAAAAGGCGCTGCAACTGGAGCCTGATAACCCGTACATTCTGGATAGTGTAGGTTGGTATTTTTATCGTACGGGCGATTATGAGTCTGCGTTGCAATATTTGCAGCGCTCATTTGAAATCTTGCCTGAGGCCGAGGTTGCGGCACATTTGGGCGAGGTGTTGTGGGTGATGGGCCGAAAAGACGAAGCGCGCGATATCTGGAAGCAGGGTAAGCAAAAAGATGCAAGTAACGAAACCCTGCTTAAAACCATTGAACGGCTTGGGGCCGAATAA
- the mutM gene encoding bifunctional DNA-formamidopyrimidine glycosylase/DNA-(apurinic or apyrimidinic site) lyase, with amino-acid sequence MPELPEVETTRRGIATVMPGRRLRSLVVHEPRMRWPIPAHLSQTVAGQIVRRCERRGKYLLIGFDNGTMIVHLGMSGSLRRAPLDEIKRKHDHVEWVFDDARFLLHDPRRFGAVLWHDHGSGPVQTHPLLANLGIEPFDPGFTGTTLHQAFKNKKQAIKTALLAGDVVVGVGNIYASEALFRARINPKTAAGRLSRERCSRLHDAVLSTLSDALHSGGSTLRDYVNATGTPGSYFDIHAAVYNRAGQPCRVCHTPIKKIVQGQRATYYCPKCQAR; translated from the coding sequence ATGCCCGAACTGCCTGAAGTTGAAACAACCCGTCGTGGAATAGCGACTGTCATGCCCGGCCGACGCTTGCGATCCCTGGTGGTTCACGAGCCTCGTATGCGCTGGCCGATACCCGCCCACCTTAGCCAAACGGTTGCCGGCCAAATCGTGCGACGATGTGAAAGACGGGGGAAATACCTGTTAATTGGTTTCGATAACGGCACCATGATCGTTCACCTGGGAATGTCGGGCTCACTTCGGCGTGCGCCATTAGACGAAATAAAACGCAAACATGATCATGTTGAATGGGTATTCGATGACGCGCGCTTTTTGTTGCATGACCCCCGGCGCTTCGGGGCGGTACTCTGGCACGACCACGGCAGCGGGCCTGTACAAACCCACCCTTTATTGGCCAATTTGGGTATCGAACCGTTTGACCCGGGTTTTACCGGAACAACGCTGCACCAAGCCTTCAAAAACAAAAAACAGGCAATAAAGACGGCATTGCTGGCCGGCGATGTTGTGGTGGGCGTGGGAAATATTTATGCTTCTGAAGCCTTGTTCAGAGCGCGTATCAACCCAAAAACCGCAGCCGGCCGCTTGTCTCGGGAGCGGTGTTCACGATTGCACGACGCCGTATTAAGTACGCTGTCGGACGCCTTGCACTCAGGCGGCAGTACCCTGCGCGATTATGTAAATGCAACAGGAACGCCCGGCAGTTATTTCGATATTCATGCCGCCGTTTATAACCGTGCGGGTCAACCTTGCCGGGTTTGCCACACACCCATTAAAAAAATTGTTCAAGGGCAGCGCGCCACTTACTACTGCCCCAAATGCCAGGCACGATAA